Genomic DNA from Paenibacillus borealis:
GTGGCAGGGCATTGATCCGGTACAGGCGATTCATATTCTGGGCCGTGAAGGCGCGATCCATCACTTCCATGCGAAGGATACCGTGATTGATCCGGTTAATGTCAATAAGCATGGCCTGACGGACATGCAGTCCTATACGAATATGCTTGACCGCGCCTGGCAGTTCCGTTCCGTAGGCTACGGACATGATGTCAAGGTGTGGGCGGATATGATGAGTGCTCTCCGCCTGGTAGGATACGACTATGTGGTCAGTATCGAACACGAAGACGGCCTGATGTCTATTGAGGAAGGCTTCTCCAAAGCTGTAGACAATCTCCGCCAGGTCCTTATTGAAGAGCCTCTTTCCGAGATGTGGTGGGTTTAACAGATGGAGAGCTTCACCAAGGTCAAGCTGAATGACCGGCAGCTGAGTCTTTTGGCAGCAAGCGCCTTCGGTGCAGATTCAGCGGTTGTGGGCAGCAGAGAGCTGACCGGAGGTTTTTTTAATACAGGTTATGATCTGGAGCTAAGCGATGGACGTTCGGTCATCCTTAAGGTTGCTCCAGGGCCGGAGACAGCGGTGCTCAGCTATGAGAAGGATATTATGCGTGCTGAAGTGGAAGCGCTCCGCCTGGTCCGTGCTGCAGGCGGGATTCCTGTGCCGGAAGTCTACAGTTATGATGAGAGCCTGCAGCTGATTCCATGCCCTTACTTCTTCATGGAGAAGGTCGAGGGGGAGCCGTACAGCGATGTGAAGGAGAGCCTGTCTCCAGAGCAGCGCTCTTCCATCGAGTATGAACTCGGGCGGTACCAGCGGCTGATCAATGAGATTAAAGGGCCAGTCTTTGGATTATTCGGTGCGGATCCTGCCGGAGGTGGAACGGCCTGGAGGGAGACCTTCAAGGCGATGCTGCTGAATGTGCTTCAGGATGCCGTGAGACTGAATGCCGCGTTACCTGCATCGCTGCCGGAAATTGAGCAGGCGCTCGAAAATTACCTGCCGGCGCTGGATGCAGTGACGCAGCCGCGTCTTGTACACTGGGATTTGTGGAACGGTAATATTTTTGTACAGGATGGCAGGATCGTATCCATTATTGACTGGGAGCGGGCCATGTGGGGCGATGTGCTGCTGGAGTATTATTTCCGGCATTTCGAGAACTCGGAAGCGTTCTATGAAGGGTACGGGACAGCCTTCAACAGTCCGGACGAATTGCTGCGGAAGCGGCTGTACGACCTGTATCTGGATCTTATTATGGTTATTGAGTGTTATTCGCGCCAGTATAAGGATGAGAATCATGTACGCTGGGCTCACGACAATCTCGCGGAGTCCTGGAAGCTGTTCTCAGCTGTAATCTGACGAGACAAACAGGAGGCCGGTTCTCTTCGGAGATCCGGCCTCCTGGCTGTTGTTGAGCACATCAGAACAGATGGATGTCAGTCAGCACTCAGTAGCTGTTCCGGATGGTTACGACCGGATTGATGTCCGCTTCATAGTCAACACCGCCGGTCTCGAAACCGAACAGCTGGAAGAACTCGCGTCTGTAGCCCTCCAGATCTGAATATTCATAGACATTGTCAGTGCTCAGTGTGGGCCAGATTCGGTCAACTTCTGCCTGCACTGCGGGGCTCAACTCGTAGTCATCAATCCGGATACGCCCTTGTCCGTCGACTGGGGTTCCCTCCGGGTTGTACAGGAAGCCGGTATACAGCCGGTAGGCCTGCTCGATGCAGCCTTCGTGCAGTCCCTGTTCTTTCATAACCTTGTAGAGGACGGAGATGTAGAGCGGAACTACAGGGAGCGCCGAGCTGGACTGGGTCACCAGACCCTTGCTGACAGCTACATAGGCGCGGCCTCCGGCGGGCGATAATTGAGCATTTAGCTGCAGGGCTGTGGCTTCCAGATGATCCTTAGCACGGCCGATCGTACCATCACGGTAGACGGCCTGGGTCAGTTCTGAACCAATATAGGAGAAGGCGAGGGTGACCGCATCTTCTGCCAGGACACCGGAATCTCTTAGCGCTTCAATCCATAGCCGCCAGTCATCCCCGCCCATCACATGAACCGTGTCTTCGATCTCCTCTTCAGTCGCCGGTTCAAGCTGTACCGTGCTTAGTTCTCCGGTATGGAAGTTGACCGTTGTATTGGTATAGGTGCTGCCGATCGGCTTCAATGCAGACTGATGAACTGCTCCGGTCTCCGGGTCAGTTCTGCGTGCCGTGGCGACGCTGTAGATGACCAGATCAACCTGTCCGAGTTCACTGCGGATCAATTGAATAGTCCGTTCTTTCGTTTCAGCGGTAAAAGCGTCCCCGCATACACTGTAGGAGCGCAGACCGGCTGTATAAGCCATTTCCTCAAATGCTGCGGAATTATACCAGCCTGCCGATGCAGTACGCGTCTCGCTGGCTGTACTGGGCCGGTAGACGCCTACAGTGGCTGCTCCTGCACCGAATGCGGCTGCAACTCTGGCCGCGAGTCCATACCCTGTTGAGGCACCGATGACCAGTACATTACGTGGACCGGTAAACTTACCTTGGGCTTGTACATAATTTACTTGCTCCTGTACCTGGTGTGCACAGCCGGCTGGGTGAGCAGTGGTGCAGATGAAACCGCGTGTTCTGGGTTTTATGATCATTATAGTATTAACCTCGCTTTCATCGATGGTTGCTGGGATTGAAGAATGGAGAGGAGTTGCCTGATTTGGAGTGAGTATTTTCTCATGGTGAACCTCTCAGGTGATCCTTATAATGAAGTGAAGAAACATCTGAGCTCCCAGATCAGGCTGTATGATTTCTATATTGATCTAATTTACTTCATTGAATGTTATTCCCGCAAGTAAGACAGGGACGACGGGCAACAGAGAACATACCGGATGACAACGTACTTTGCAAAGGGGACGGATGGTATGATGAACTGGCTTCAAATACATATGGACGTAACAAGCTTGCTCTGGCTGCTGCCTGTAGTCTTCATGTTTCATGATTTTGAAGAAATTC
This window encodes:
- a CDS encoding phosphotransferase family protein — translated: MESFTKVKLNDRQLSLLAASAFGADSAVVGSRELTGGFFNTGYDLELSDGRSVILKVAPGPETAVLSYEKDIMRAEVEALRLVRAAGGIPVPEVYSYDESLQLIPCPYFFMEKVEGEPYSDVKESLSPEQRSSIEYELGRYQRLINEIKGPVFGLFGADPAGGGTAWRETFKAMLLNVLQDAVRLNAALPASLPEIEQALENYLPALDAVTQPRLVHWDLWNGNIFVQDGRIVSIIDWERAMWGDVLLEYYFRHFENSEAFYEGYGTAFNSPDELLRKRLYDLYLDLIMVIECYSRQYKDENHVRWAHDNLAESWKLFSAVI
- the fabV gene encoding enoyl-ACP reductase FabV, whose translation is MIIKPRTRGFICTTAHPAGCAHQVQEQVNYVQAQGKFTGPRNVLVIGASTGYGLAARVAAAFGAGAATVGVYRPSTASETRTASAGWYNSAAFEEMAYTAGLRSYSVCGDAFTAETKERTIQLIRSELGQVDLVIYSVATARRTDPETGAVHQSALKPIGSTYTNTTVNFHTGELSTVQLEPATEEEIEDTVHVMGGDDWRLWIEALRDSGVLAEDAVTLAFSYIGSELTQAVYRDGTIGRAKDHLEATALQLNAQLSPAGGRAYVAVSKGLVTQSSSALPVVPLYISVLYKVMKEQGLHEGCIEQAYRLYTGFLYNPEGTPVDGQGRIRIDDYELSPAVQAEVDRIWPTLSTDNVYEYSDLEGYRREFFQLFGFETGGVDYEADINPVVTIRNSY